CGGTCGTGAGCTCGAGCATGGCCCGTACCGCGTAGTCGGTCTTGGCGGAGACGCGCACGGCGGGATCCTCCCCCAACCGGCGTCCGCCCGGTGTCAGCGTGCGACGAGGACCGCGCGCTCGCGGTCGGTGAGCACCCGGGTGAACGCGTCGACGACGGCCGGGTCGAACTGCGTCCCCGAGCAGCGTCGCAGCTCCGCCAGGGCGCCGCCCGGGGTCAGGACGTCGCCGTAGCAGCGCTCGCTGACCATGGCGTCGTAGGCGTCGCAGACCGCGCAGACGCGGGCCGCGATCGGGATGTCCTCGCCGACCAGGCCGTCGGGGTAGCCCGTGCCGTCCCAGCGCTCGTGGCTGGAGCGCACCGCCTTCGCGGTGTGCGACAGCGCCGGCGCGCTGAGCAGGACCCGCTCGCCCACCACGGTGTGGGTGCGCATGACCGCCCAGTCGTCGTCGTCCAGCGCGCCGGGCTTGTCGAGCACCTCCGAGGGCATCGCGAGCTTGCCGACGTCGTGCAGGGCGGCGACGCGGCGGACCTCCTCGCGCACCGGCTCGGGCAGGCCGAGCTCGCGGGCCGTGGCGTCGGCCAGCTGCGCGACGGACGCGGCGTGCTCGGCGGTCCCGGGGCTGTGCTCCTCCAGCAGGGCGACGAGCACGTCCGTGCTCTGGCGCCCGGCCGTCACGCGGCCCGAGGTCTTGCGCCGGTACATCCGCTCGTCGGCGACGTGGAGCGCCTGGTCGGGCTCGCACGCCTCGGCCGGCAGGGACGCCCAGCCGAAGGTCGCCGTGATGAGGAAGCCGTCGCCGCGCTGGACCGCGGCGCCCGCGAGCAGCTCGGCGCGGGCCTGCACGTCGTCGGCGCCGTCGACGAGGACGAAGAACTCGTCGCCGCCGGACCGGTGGACGGTCCCGTCGCGCCCCGCGGCGTGGACGAGCGCCTGGCCGATGCGCTGCAGCAGGACGTCGCCCGCCTGGTGGCCGTAGGTGTCGTTGTAGGTCTTGAAGCCGTCGAGGTCGAGGAAGACCAGCGCGTGGGGGCGGCCCGAGGCGAACGCGGTCTCGAGCTCGGCCAGCAGCCGCCGGCGGTTGCCCAGGCCCGTGAGGGCGTCGGTGAGGGCCTCGTGGCGGGCCTGGCGCAGGAGCCGGTGGTGCTCGACGACCGCGGCGGCGGCACGCAGGAGGACGGCGACGATGGCGATGGCCGCCAGGAGGATCGTGCGGGGGTCGGCGGCGTCGAGCGCCTCGACGACCAGGACGCCGAGCCCCAGGAGCCCGAGGAGCACGGGCGCGACGACGGTGCGGCGGCTGTCCTCGCGCGGCTCGGCGACGGTCACCCGCAGCCACGCGAGCGCGGCGAAGCCGACGGCCGACCACAGGTACAGCGCGTGGTCGACGCCCTGCTCGGTCCACGTGCCGGCGGCGGTGCGCACGAGGAAGAGCGAGTCCCCCGCGTAGAAGGCCAGGACGGCGAGCACGACGACGACGAGCCCGCGTTGCAGCTGCCAGCCCCGCAGGGCCAGGCCGCTGGCGGCGAGCGCCAGCAGGGCGACGTCGAGCACCGGGTAGGCCACGCCCGTCAGGTACGTGGCGAGTGCCAGCTGCTCCGAGGCGGCCATCACCGGCTCGATGACGACGTCGGCCGCCAGGGCCAGCACGACCGCTCCGGCGAGCACGGCGTCCAGCCGCGTGCCCAGGGAGGTGCGCGAGAAGCCGCGGCGGGCGAGCAGGGCCACGCCGGCGAAGGCCGGCACGTAGAAGGCGAACCAGACCGCGTCGGCGGCGGAGGGGACCGGCACCTCGGCCTCCCCCGCCGACAGGGCGTCGTAGGTGACGTTGCCCGCCGCCCAGAGCACCATGGATGCGGCGAGGAGCAACCGCGGAGGCCGCGCGGTGCCCTCGGGCGTGCGCAGCACGAGCACGGCCGCGCTCAGGAAGAAGCCGGCGTCGTTCATCCAGAGGTGCAGCGCGCCGTCGCCGAGGTCCACGAGCCCGGCCGACTCCCCGCTGTGGACCGTGGCGACCGCGACGAGCAGCGCCATGAGGGTGCAGGCGAGGCGGTCGGTGGTCACCGCCCCCGTAGTCGGCACGTCGCCGTCCTGATGTGAGCTGCGACCGCTCGGCGCAGAAGGTGGCACGCCCGGCGCGCCGGCCGTGGTCGCTTGGCCAGCGACCACGGCCGCCGCGCCGGGGCGCTAGGCGATCGTCCCCTGCTGCTCGTCGGCGCGGGCCAGCAGGCCGTCGGCCACCGCGCGCAGGTCGGCCTCCAGGTGCCCGCACAGGACGTCCCGGAGCACCGCGCGCAGGTAGGCGGTCAGCTCGTCCCCCAGCGGCTGGAGGGCCTCGTCCCCGGGTCCGACGCCGGCGACGAGCGCGCGCTCGAGCTCCGCGGCGTGGACGACGCGCTCGATCGTCTGCGCCTGCGCGTCGGGCAGGGCGCACAGCGCGGCGACGCGCGCGGCCAGCCGGCCGTGGTTCGCGCCCTCCGGGTCCAGCAGCGCGCGCAGCGCGAGCAGGACGTCGGTGAGCGCGTCGGCCGGCGCCGAGCGCGAGCAGGCGAGCTCGAAGCGGTGCAGCGCCCACGCCACCTCGCCGTGGCGCGGCGTGCGGCGGCCGACGAGCGAGAGGAACGCCCGCAGCTCGTCCTCCTGGGCGGGCGGGACGGCGAGCACGCCGCGCACCGGCGGCGCGGACTCGCCGAGCGCGAAGGGCTGCCAGCGCCCCGCTCCGGTCCTGCTCCAGCCCGTGCGCGCGAGGGCGACGGGGACCGCGTCGTAGAGCCGCAGGCCGCACAGCAGGCGGCGCAGGCGGACCTCGGCGTGGCGCAAGGGTGCCTCGTCGCCGGGCGCCGCCTCCCACCGCAGCGCGACGACGACGGGCGGCCGGCCGTCGGCGCGCGGCGCGCAGACCTCGGGCGGCAGGTCGGTGCAGCGATCCGCGCGCGCCAGCAGCAGGCTGTCGCCGAGGGCGATCTCGTCCGAGGCGATCGCCAGGCCGTGGACGGCGGCGACGACCTCGACGAGCGCGCGGCCCTCGAGCACCAGCGCCTCGAGCTCGTCGTAGGCGGCGTGCAGGCGCTCGGGCACGAGCGCGAAGTCCGTGGAGTCGCGGAAGACGCGCGCGAGCAGGAGGCGCAGCGCCTCCTCGGCGCGGCGCCGCGGGTCGGCCGGGACCTGCGCCTCGCCGCAGGCGGCGAGGTAGGCGTCGACGCCCGGGCAGGCCGCGAGCGCGTGGACCGCCGGCAGGTAGCTCGGCAGGCGGCCCAGCAGCGAGGCGCGCTCCTCGATGAACGCGCCGGTCAGCGGCCGGTAGCAGTACAGCGGCACGTCGCGGCGCCCACCACCGGCCTCGACGACCTCGAACGGGACCTCGGCGCCCTCGGCCGCGTCGGCGGCGAGCTGCCAGGCCGCCTCCTCGGCGAAGGCGGCCACCGCGGCGTGGAGCTGGCGGTTGCGCACGCCGCGAGGTTCGCCGCGCGCTCCCCCGCTCCTCCGGCGCGCACGCGGCGTTGCACGCGCTAGGCGGCGGGCGAGCGGCGCGCGACCCGCAGGGTCGAGCGCCGCACGACCGGTGCGCGGTCCGACGCCACGCGGACCTCGACGGTGTAGCGGCCCGGCTTGGCGCCCTTGGCGCTCCACCGCAGCGCCCGGGTCCCCGCCGGGGCGCAGGTCCGGGCGCGCTGGGCGACGACCGTCTTGCCGCGCAGCACGCGCATCGTGACGACCGCGGGCTGGGCGAGGCGCACGCGGGCGACCTCGGCGCGCCTGCCGGCGCGCATGGTGCGCCTGGCCGTCGGCCTGCCGCGGACGATGGCGCCGGGCGCGCTCGCGACCCGGACGGCCTTGTCGCTGGCCTCGAAGCCCGACGTCAGCGTGAGCGTCGCCGTGCCGGGGCACGCGCCGCGGAAGCGTCCGTCCTGGGTCTGGGTGGCCGCGTCGCGCCGCGGGTCGTCGCTGTCGGAGGCCACGGGCGCGAGGACCGCCGGGTCGCTGGAGGTCCAGATGCGCGCCGGGTTGGGCAGCGCGTCCTTGGGCGTCGAGGTCGGGATGGACTGCTGGGCGACGGAGAGGCCCGCCCCGCCGGCGACGACGACGGCGATGCCGCCCCCGACCGCCACGCGCCGGCGCGTGCCGGGGACCGCCGAGAGGCCGAGCGCGAGCAGCACGAGCAGGACCGGACCGCCGTAGGCGAGGTCCTTCAGCGCGATGCCCAGCAGCTGGGCCTGGCGGGCGGCCTTCGGCGTCGGGTTCGGGTCGCGCAGCTCGAGGCCGTCGACCTTCGCCGTGTCGTGGAACACGGGCTGGCGGCCGAAGCCCTCGAAGAGCTGCGTCTGGCCGGGCTGGACGACGTCGGGCCCGCTCAGGCGGATGCCGTCCGGGACGAGGACCGGGACGGTGTCGGTCGTCGCGATCCGGCCGCCCGCGACGCGCAGCAGGCGCAAGCCGTGCCAGTAGCCGTGGTCGGTGCCGACGGGGCCGGTCGTGTAGAGCTCGCCGCCGGCGCCGCCGTCGATGAAGTACGGGACGTCGCCGCGACCGCGGTAGAGGAACTGGCCCTTGATGTGGCCGACGAAGACGCCGTCCACCCCGGCCACCGCCGCGATCTCCTCGAACTTGCGGTTGTCCGCGGTGGTGCCCTTGCCCATGATGTGGTTCTGGGCGGTGACGTCCGTGTAGGACTGGTCGCGCGGGTCCCGCGTCGGGATGTGCATCACGACGAAGACGAGCTTGCCGGCACGCGTGGCCTCGGTGGCCTTCGCCCGCAGGAACTCGAGCTGGGTGCTGCCCCCCGCGTCGGCCCGGGCCTGGAACGCGTCGCAGCCCGACAGCGACCAGCACGAGTTGTCCAGGAAGATCCAGCGGACGTCGCCGACGTCGGCGCTGTAGGTCCCCGCCGCGCCCGACGGGTCGTTCGCGGGGCGCTCGGCCGGGCCGATGCCCGCGTAGGGCTGCGCGTCGCCCCACGGATAGGGACGGCCGGCGAAGAAGCGCTTGTACGTGTCGAGGCTGTTGGGCAGCGTCCCCCCGACGAGGCCGATGGTGCCGCCCGGCACGCCGGGAGGCGCCGTGCGGTCGTGGTTGCCGATGCCGGCGAGGTACGGGACCCCCGCGTCGTCGAGCTTGGACAGCGCCTTCTGCCACAGCTCGAACTGGTCGGCCTTGCCGTCGTTGGCCTTGTCGCCCGAGGCCGTCATCAGCGCCGGCCTGTAGCGGGCCACCGCGCCGACGACGGCCGGGAGGATCGTCTCGCCGTCGGCGTCGTTGATGTGCTCCTCGCCGATGTGCGCGAAGAGCTGGCCGTCGCCCTTCGCGGGCGGCCACGGCGTGTCGGTGGAGCGGGCGGAGGCGGCCGGCGCCGCGGCACCGGCGCAGGCGAGGACGGCAGCGGCGAACAGCGGGAGACGGCGCACGGACCCGAGCTTAGACACGCGTGCAGGTCCTCCACGCCGCCTCCGGTGAACGGCGCGTGAAGCCGCGTCAGTGGCCGTGGCCGGCGAGGTGGGCGATGGCGAACATCGCCCCGGCGCCGCCGGCCGTCGTGAGCAGGCCGCCGAGCCACGGCAGCCGGTTGGCCGCCGGCAGCAGGTGCGTGGCGGCGGCGTAGAGGAAGAGCCCGGCGAAGAAGCCCAGCGAGACCGGCAGGACGTCCTCGGGGACGGGTGCCACGGACGCCACGAGGGCGCCGACGATCGGCGCCGAGGCGACGGCGTAGAGCCAGCGACGCGAGCGCTCGACCGGGTGGCGGGCGGCCCGGAGGATGGAGACGGTGTTGAGCCCGTCGGAGAAGTCGTGCCCGATGACGGCGAGCGCGACGAGGAGGCCGAGCGCGTCGTCGACGCGGAAGCCGAGGCCGATGGCCAGGCCGTCGAAGAACGAGTGGGCGACGAAGCCCGCGGCGCCGACGAGGCCGGCCGAGCTCGGCCCCGCCTCCGGGGCGTCCGCGCCGGCGTCGTGGCCGTCGTGGTGGTGGTCCTCGCCGTGGTGCGTCCAGCGCTCGGCGAACGAGAACAGGAGG
The DNA window shown above is from Conexibacter sp. SYSU D00693 and carries:
- a CDS encoding HD domain-containing phosphohydrolase; this encodes MTTDRLACTLMALLVAVATVHSGESAGLVDLGDGALHLWMNDAGFFLSAAVLVLRTPEGTARPPRLLLAASMVLWAAGNVTYDALSAGEAEVPVPSAADAVWFAFYVPAFAGVALLARRGFSRTSLGTRLDAVLAGAVVLALAADVVIEPVMAASEQLALATYLTGVAYPVLDVALLALAASGLALRGWQLQRGLVVVVLAVLAFYAGDSLFLVRTAAGTWTEQGVDHALYLWSAVGFAALAWLRVTVAEPREDSRRTVVAPVLLGLLGLGVLVVEALDAADPRTILLAAIAIVAVLLRAAAAVVEHHRLLRQARHEALTDALTGLGNRRRLLAELETAFASGRPHALVFLDLDGFKTYNDTYGHQAGDVLLQRIGQALVHAAGRDGTVHRSGGDEFFVLVDGADDVQARAELLAGAAVQRGDGFLITATFGWASLPAEACEPDQALHVADERMYRRKTSGRVTAGRQSTDVLVALLEEHSPGTAEHAASVAQLADATARELGLPEPVREEVRRVAALHDVGKLAMPSEVLDKPGALDDDDWAVMRTHTVVGERVLLSAPALSHTAKAVRSSHERWDGTGYPDGLVGEDIPIAARVCAVCDAYDAMVSERCYGDVLTPGGALAELRRCSGTQFDPAVVDAFTRVLTDRERAVLVAR
- a CDS encoding metallophosphoesterase, giving the protein MRRLPLFAAAVLACAGAAAPAASARSTDTPWPPAKGDGQLFAHIGEEHINDADGETILPAVVGAVARYRPALMTASGDKANDGKADQFELWQKALSKLDDAGVPYLAGIGNHDRTAPPGVPGGTIGLVGGTLPNSLDTYKRFFAGRPYPWGDAQPYAGIGPAERPANDPSGAAGTYSADVGDVRWIFLDNSCWSLSGCDAFQARADAGGSTQLEFLRAKATEATRAGKLVFVVMHIPTRDPRDQSYTDVTAQNHIMGKGTTADNRKFEEIAAVAGVDGVFVGHIKGQFLYRGRGDVPYFIDGGAGGELYTTGPVGTDHGYWHGLRLLRVAGGRIATTDTVPVLVPDGIRLSGPDVVQPGQTQLFEGFGRQPVFHDTAKVDGLELRDPNPTPKAARQAQLLGIALKDLAYGGPVLLVLLALGLSAVPGTRRRVAVGGGIAVVVAGGAGLSVAQQSIPTSTPKDALPNPARIWTSSDPAVLAPVASDSDDPRRDAATQTQDGRFRGACPGTATLTLTSGFEASDKAVRVASAPGAIVRGRPTARRTMRAGRRAEVARVRLAQPAVVTMRVLRGKTVVAQRARTCAPAGTRALRWSAKGAKPGRYTVEVRVASDRAPVVRRSTLRVARRSPAA
- a CDS encoding ZIP family metal transporter codes for the protein MIAALLLSGVTFLSTMAGGLAVLRWPGRAEWLMALAGGVVLGAALFDLLPEAVEHAEEHGLGADVPIGAMLGGILLFSFAERWTHHGEDHHHDGHDAGADAPEAGPSSAGLVGAAGFVAHSFFDGLAIGLGFRVDDALGLLVALAVIGHDFSDGLNTVSILRAARHPVERSRRWLYAVASAPIVGALVASVAPVPEDVLPVSLGFFAGLFLYAAATHLLPAANRLPWLGGLLTTAGGAGAMFAIAHLAGHGH